A genomic stretch from Bacterioplanes sanyensis includes:
- the fadB gene encoding fatty acid oxidation complex subunit alpha FadB, translated as MIYEGKAITVNLIEGGIAELKFDLQDDSVNKFNRVTLEDLQAAVAAVQGNADVKGVLVTSGKDVFIVGADITEFGEAFKNSEEEIAAWVAEANVVFNAIEDLPVPTLTAIKGIALGGGFEMCLSTDLRVMSEAAKVGLPEVKLGLMPGFGGTVRLPRVIGADNAIEWICMGGENKPEKALKDGAVDAVIAADKLREQSIAMLQSAINGEINWQARREEKKSKLKLNAMEQMMVFETAKGFVAGQTKGHYPAPIQAIKSMQKAANFDRDKALDVEAKGFAKLAKTSESNALIGLFINDQLLKKKAKDYDKQAKDTNKAAVLGAGIMGGGIAYQSALKGTPILMKDINEAGIQLGLDEANKLLAKRVEKKKMKAAKMGEALNRIRPTLSYGDFGDVDTVVEAVVENPKVKKMVLAELEDQVSEDTIITSNTSTISIDLLAEDLKRPENFLGMHFFNPVHMMPLVEVIRGKKTSEEAVATVVSYAKKMGKTPIVVNDCPGFLVNRVLFPYFAGFAGLVNHGADFQKVDKVMEKFGFPMGPAYLLDVVGIDTGHHANEVMAEGFPDRMKADFKTAMDVMYELERYGQKNSKGFYVYETDKKGKPKKVVDEAVYDLLKPIVAETREFTDEEIIERMMIPMCIEVARCIEEGIVDTPNEADMGLIFGIGFPPFRGGACRYMDSVGMAKFVEICDKYAELGNLYKPTDRMREMAANGESYFG; from the coding sequence ATGATTTACGAAGGTAAAGCCATCACGGTAAATCTGATCGAAGGCGGCATAGCCGAACTGAAATTCGATCTGCAAGACGATTCAGTCAACAAATTTAACCGCGTTACTTTAGAAGACCTGCAAGCCGCTGTTGCTGCTGTGCAAGGCAACGCTGACGTTAAAGGTGTACTGGTTACTTCCGGCAAAGACGTGTTCATCGTCGGTGCAGACATCACTGAATTTGGCGAAGCATTCAAAAACAGCGAAGAAGAAATCGCTGCTTGGGTGGCGGAAGCCAACGTCGTCTTCAACGCCATCGAAGACCTGCCAGTGCCGACTCTGACTGCGATCAAGGGCATCGCTCTGGGTGGTGGTTTCGAAATGTGTCTGTCTACCGACCTGCGTGTCATGTCGGAAGCGGCCAAAGTCGGTCTGCCAGAAGTGAAACTGGGCTTGATGCCTGGCTTCGGCGGTACCGTGCGTCTGCCTCGCGTAATCGGTGCGGACAACGCCATTGAGTGGATCTGCATGGGCGGCGAAAACAAGCCAGAAAAAGCCCTGAAAGACGGTGCGGTGGATGCAGTGATTGCTGCAGACAAGCTGCGCGAGCAGTCCATTGCCATGCTGCAATCTGCCATCAACGGTGAGATTAACTGGCAAGCGCGTCGCGAAGAGAAGAAAAGCAAGCTCAAGCTGAACGCGATGGAGCAGATGATGGTGTTTGAAACCGCGAAAGGTTTCGTTGCCGGTCAGACCAAAGGTCACTACCCTGCGCCGATTCAAGCGATCAAGAGCATGCAAAAAGCAGCTAACTTCGATCGTGATAAAGCGCTGGACGTGGAAGCCAAAGGCTTCGCCAAGCTGGCTAAAACCTCTGAAAGCAACGCCTTAATCGGTCTGTTTATCAACGATCAGTTGCTGAAGAAAAAAGCCAAGGATTACGACAAGCAAGCCAAAGACACCAACAAAGCGGCAGTATTGGGCGCTGGTATCATGGGTGGCGGTATTGCTTATCAGTCGGCGCTGAAAGGCACGCCGATCCTGATGAAAGACATCAACGAAGCAGGCATCCAGCTGGGTCTGGATGAGGCCAACAAGCTGCTGGCCAAGCGCGTTGAGAAGAAGAAAATGAAAGCAGCGAAAATGGGTGAAGCACTGAACCGCATCCGCCCAACGCTGAGCTACGGTGACTTCGGTGATGTCGATACCGTAGTAGAAGCCGTGGTTGAAAACCCGAAAGTCAAGAAAATGGTGTTGGCTGAGCTGGAAGACCAGGTGAGCGAAGACACCATCATCACCTCGAACACCTCGACCATCTCCATCGACCTGCTGGCTGAAGACCTGAAGCGCCCAGAAAACTTCTTGGGTATGCACTTCTTCAACCCAGTGCACATGATGCCGCTGGTGGAAGTGATCCGTGGTAAGAAGACCTCTGAAGAAGCGGTCGCTACTGTGGTGTCTTACGCCAAGAAAATGGGCAAAACGCCAATCGTCGTTAACGACTGCCCAGGCTTCTTGGTGAACCGCGTGTTGTTCCCATACTTTGCAGGCTTTGCTGGTCTGGTTAATCACGGTGCTGACTTCCAGAAAGTCGACAAAGTGATGGAGAAGTTTGGCTTCCCAATGGGTCCTGCTTACCTGCTGGACGTTGTGGGTATCGATACTGGTCACCACGCCAACGAAGTGATGGCGGAAGGTTTCCCAGACCGTATGAAAGCTGACTTCAAGACCGCCATGGACGTGATGTACGAATTAGAGCGTTACGGTCAGAAGAACAGCAAAGGTTTCTACGTGTATGAAACCGATAAGAAAGGCAAGCCGAAGAAAGTCGTCGATGAGGCGGTTTACGACCTGCTGAAGCCAATCGTGGCAGAAACCCGCGAGTTCACTGATGAAGAAATCATCGAGCGCATGATGATCCCAATGTGCATCGAAGTGGCGCGCTGTATCGAAGAAGGCATTGTTGATACACCAAACGAAGCCGACATGGGCTTGATCTTTGGTATAGGTTTCCCTCCATTCCGTGGCGGTGCGTGCCGTTACATGGATTCCGTTGGCATGGCGAAGTTTGTTGAGATTTGCGACAAGTACGCTGAGCTGGGCAACCTGTACAAACCTACCGATCGCATGCGTGAAATGGCAGCGAACGGCGAAAGCTACTTCGGTTAA
- a CDS encoding sulfite exporter TauE/SafE family protein, producing the protein MEWQLVLVAVAGVWLTGVAKSGFAGGIGVVAVPMMAPFIGGEAAIGLLLPILLWMDGQTVWGYRRQLRWALVKPLVPGIVCGILLGTLLLGRTDEASIQLLIGLMGFWVLAQRFIPALQANIARLAGDDAQTPVYGVLAGLGSTLAHAGAAPLQAHFLLQQQDRLSFLAQVAATVALMNALKLIPYGALGLLHISASWLLLLLLPVAWFGVVSGRWLAERIDGNAFFRVMMVLLALNSSWLVWQGLTS; encoded by the coding sequence ATGGAATGGCAGTTGGTGCTGGTGGCCGTGGCCGGTGTGTGGCTGACAGGTGTGGCCAAATCCGGCTTCGCAGGCGGTATCGGCGTGGTAGCCGTGCCAATGATGGCGCCCTTTATTGGTGGTGAAGCGGCCATTGGGTTGCTGTTGCCGATATTGCTGTGGATGGACGGGCAAACGGTGTGGGGGTATCGCCGGCAGCTGCGCTGGGCGTTAGTGAAGCCTTTGGTACCGGGCATTGTGTGCGGCATTTTACTCGGCACTCTGTTGCTGGGCCGTACCGACGAGGCCAGCATTCAGCTGCTGATCGGCTTGATGGGCTTTTGGGTGTTGGCACAGCGTTTTATTCCGGCGTTGCAAGCCAATATCGCGCGTCTTGCCGGTGATGACGCACAGACGCCGGTTTACGGAGTGTTAGCCGGCCTGGGCAGTACTCTGGCACACGCCGGTGCGGCGCCGTTGCAGGCGCACTTTTTATTGCAGCAGCAAGATCGTTTGAGTTTTTTGGCGCAAGTCGCGGCGACGGTGGCGTTGATGAATGCACTCAAACTTATCCCATACGGCGCCTTGGGGTTGTTGCACATCAGTGCCAGCTGGCTGTTATTGCTGCTGTTGCCAGTCGCTTGGTTTGGCGTGGTGAGTGGCCGCTGGCTGGCTGAGCGTATCGATGGCAATGCATTCTTTAGGGTTATGATGGTGCTGCTGGCGCTAAATTCCAGCTGGCTGGTGTGGCAGGGGTTAACGAGCTAA